In Fusarium oxysporum f. sp. lycopersici 4287 chromosome 4, whole genome shotgun sequence, a genomic segment contains:
- a CDS encoding DEAD/DEAH box helicase: MTKRKEISDRIGPNAEYPLPGAKRKRDGDEDSTAESLTSSQPSSSKSKRGGKGGKSRPTLQKEASSAVVPCAVEWPEEFKQVERTHRALNLVYTFCTTRKHLATTFDTIKSAVEAHIKRELLVDEIASMVAIRPEGLFFAYVDENMLQLDVKGTERDEVFRTGKSFRSQAPAHDASVGGYTGMDSLDKQHDRDLEPAGREVLFLEFIDGDLKRQVPGKAGEPTKPNRKLRDEQLRMPVFSQNQMTNLIERRNQKFTNAINVFLNKCSEDGIDPLETLKEQTKAYFPAPSAQEEFAPEKAADSIPESIPKERKTVPEIVQELKESPWYTGQIVPDGHRVFEKQEAVYGDLNFLLSQDLVNALYNAKGITQFYAHQSEALNSLHDGKHVVVSTSTSSGKSLIYQLPVIRALEEDYNSRAMYIFPTKALAQDQKRSLKEMMSYMPGLEETMVETFDGDTPMTERNEIREQARIIFTNPDMLHITILPQEERWRSYLKNLKYVVVDELHYYNGQMGSHMSFIMRRLRRICAAVGNRRVKFISCSATVANPEQHFKTIFGIENVQLIDYDGSPSGRKEFLCWNTPYKDPGDPASGRGSTKFECARLFCALMLRGVRIIAFCRVRAQCELLVSTIKQELENLGRPECTNLVMGYRGGYTAQDRRRIETEMFQGQLLGIVATTALELGIDIGSLDCVMTWGFPYTIANLRQQSGRAGRRNKDSLSILVGDGFATDQHYMQNPDELFTKPNCELQVDLENMLVREGHIQCAAYEMPIRPKDDAKYFGKDLPKICMERLIKDDMGFYHCHDRFRPVPAKYVAIRDTEDDHFAIIDITNGRNVVLEELEASRATFTLYDGAIFLHQGNPYLVRDFQPDKGMARVERVKVEWTTIQRDYTDIDPTETEAIRTISNSRSHAYYGTIKIQQNVFGFFKVDKKNRVLDAVQVDNPPVIRFSKGMWLDVPKKAMSILQERRLHIAAAIHAAEHAIMSLLPAFVISMPGDVRTECKTAVKEFAKQESQRKRPARLTFYDAKGGAGGSGISTKAFDHVDQLLRDALKRVEDCHCERGCVECVASELCKQANEVMSKAGSQVILKTLLNVEIDMESLPMGPELNIPIGTETVVLAEPVPYRAKEAAFENRNIGDTNE; encoded by the exons AATCACGGCCGACCCTTCAGAAAGAAGCCAGCAGTGCAGTAGTACCCTGCGCTGTGGAATGGCCAGAAGAGTTTAAGCAGGTTGAACGAACGCATCGAGCTCTCAATCTTGTCTACACCTTTTGCACCACTCGAAAACATCTCGCCACAACATTTGACACTATAAAATCTGCCGTTGAAGCCCATATCAAGCGGGAACTATTGGTCGATGAGATTGCTTCCATGGTGGCGATTCGCCCTGAGGGTCTTTTCTTTGCATATGTCGACGAGAATATGCTGCAACTTGATGTCAAAGGCACTGAAAGGGACGAGGTCTTCCGAACTGGCAAATCATTCAGGTCTCAGGCTCCTGCGCATGATGCTTCAGTGGGCGGGTACACTGGCATGGACAGCCTTGACAAACAACATGATCGGGATCTTGAACCTGCAGGACGAGAAGTCCTTTTTCTCGAATTCATCGATGGCGATCTGAAGAGACAAGTCCCAGGCAAGGCTGGCGAGCCAACGAAGCCGAACCGAAAATTGAGAGACGAGCAGCTGAGAATGCCTGTTTTCAGCCAAAATCAGATGACCAATCTGATCGAGAGGCGTAACCAAAAATTCACCAATGCTATTAATGTCTTCCTCAACAAATGCTCCGAAGATGGGATTGATCCACTTGAAACTCTCAAAGAACAAACAAAGGCATACTTCCCGGCCCCTTCTGCCCAAGAAGAGTTTGCCCCGGAGAAGGCAGCCGATTCGATACCAGAAAGCATACCAAAGGAACGAAAGACCGTGCCAGAAATCGTacaggagctcaaggagagCCCCTGGTATACTGGGCAGATTGTCCCTGATGGACATCGAGTAtttgagaagcaggaggCTGTGTATGGGGACCTCAACTTTCTTTTGAGCCAGGATTTGGTCAACGCTCTATACAACGCCAAGGGAATCACACAGTTCTATGCGCATCAGTCAGAGGCTCTCAACAGTCTCCACGATGGCAAGCACGTTGTAGTGTCAACGTCGACAAGCTCTGGCAAGAGTTTGATCTACCAACTCCCGGTCATTCGTGCCCTCGAAGAGGACTACAACTCCAGAGCAATGTACATCTTTCCCACAAAAGCCTTAGCACAGGACCAGAAGAGGAGCTTGAAAGAGATGATGAGTTATATGCCTGGTCTTGAAGAGACTATGGTGGAGACTTTTGATGGGGATACTCCAATGACTGAGCGCAATGAGATTCGAGAGCAAGCAAGAATCATTTTTACTAATCCAGATATGCTTCACATTACCATATTACCCCAAGAAGAGCGATGGAGATCTTAcctgaagaacttgaaaTATGTCGTTG TGGATGAGTTGCACTATTATAATGGTCAAATGGGTTCTCACATGTCCTTCATCATGCGAAGACTGAGGCGAATATGTGCCGCCGTGGGAAACCGGCGCGTCAAATTTATATCGTGTTCTGCTACAGTTGCGAACCCAGAGCAACACTTCAAAACCATATTCGGCATAGAAAACGTCCAGCTGATAGATTACGATGGATCTCCATCAGGACGGAAGGAGTTTCTGTGCTGGAACACTCCGTATAAAGACCCTGGCGATCCTGCATCTGGCCGTGGCAGCACCAAGTTTGAATGCGCACGCCTGTTTTGTGCCCTGATGCTAAGAGGTGTAAGGATCATTGCATTTTGCAGAGTTCGGGCGCAATGCGAGCTGCTCGTGAGCACTATCAAGCAGGAGCTCGAGAACCTGGGGCGGCCAGAATGTACCAATCTGGTGATGGGATATCGTGGCGGCTATACAGCACAAGATCGCCGCAGGATCGAGACTGAAATGTTTCAAGGTCAACTGCTCGGAATTGTTGCAACCACTGCGTTAGAGCTCGGTATTGACATAGGCTCCCTTGATTGTGTCATGACGTGGGGATTCCCTTATACGATTGCCAACCTGCGACAGCAGAGTGGCCGTGCTGGCCGTCGCAACAAGGATTCACTTTCGATACTCGTTGGCGACGGATTTGCTACAGACCAGCATTACATGCAGAATCCAGACGAGCTATTCACAAAGCCCAATTGCGAGTTGCAGGTTGATCTGGAGAACATGCTTGTGCGTGAAGGGCACATTCAATGCGCGGCATATGAAATGCCAATACGCCCAAAGGATGATGCAAAATACTTTGGCAAAGACTTACCGAAGATTTGCATGGAGCGCTTAATAAAAGATGACATGGGCTTTTATCATTGCCATGATAGATTTCGCCCTGTCCCTGCAAAGTATGTTGCTATACGAGACACGGAAGACGACCACTTTGCTATCATAGATATCACCAACGGCCGGAATGTTGTcctggaggagctggaggcCTCCAGAGCAACTTTTACACTTTACGATGGAGCCATTTTTCTTCACCAGGGTAATCCCTACCTTGTACGAGACTTCCAGCCTGACAAAGGAATGGCCAGGGTGGAAAGGGTCAAGGTTGAGTGGACAACTATTCAGCGTGATTATACTGATATCGATCCCACGGAGACAGAGGCCATCAGAACAATCTCGAATTCTCGGTCGCATGCTTATTATGGAACAATCAAGATCCAGCAAAACGTGTTTGGATTCTTCAAGGTCGACAAGAAAAACCGAGTGTTGGATGCGGTACAGGTGGACAATCCACCAGTCATACGTTTCAGTAAGGGAATGTGGCTCGATGTGCCTAAGAAGGCGATGAGCATTCTCCAAGAGAGACGGCTTCATATTGCCGCCGCTATTCACGCTGCAGAGCATGCCATTATGAGTCTACTGCCAGCTTTTGTTATCAGCATGCCTGGCGATGTACGAACAGAGTGCAAGACGGCAGTGAAAGAGTTCGCAAAACAGGAATCACAGCGGAAGCGACCAGCACGGTTAACATTCTACGATGCCAAAGGCGGTGCAGGAGGCTCAGGTATCAGCACGAAAGCATTTGACCATGTCGACCAGCTGCTACGGGATGCGTTGAAGCGGGTCGAAGACTGTCACTGCGAGCGAGGTTGTGTTGAATGCGTGGCATCAGAGTTGTGCAAGCAAGCGAACGAAGTGATGAGCAAAGCGGGCAGTCAAGTGATCCTCAAGACTCTGTTGAACGTCGAGATTGATATGGAGTCACTGCCGATGGGTCCAGAGTTAAACATTCCCATAGGTACTGAAACAGTTGTTCTGGCAGAACCTGTTCCGTACCGGGCCAAAGAGGCAGCCTTCGAGAACCGTAACATCGGCGATACCAACGAATAA